The Candidatus Binatia bacterium genomic interval ATCGCCTCAAAGCCTGGGAGCAGACGCCCGCGACGATGTTGCTCATCATGTCGCACGATCTGTCGCTCGTGCGGTCAGTGGCGGAAATCGTTCTGGGATAGGCGCAGGCGCGACGGTAGAGATTTCGAGCGTGCCGCATCGCTGTTTCTCGATCCACGCACCCGATCGGCCAAGGAGGACAAGTGAGCGACTCCAAGCACACGTGCCGGGTAGAGCTTCTCTCGCCCGACCAAACCGCAAAGATCGCCGCGGAAATGGGTGTTCCGCCGCAGCTGGCCGACCTGAACATCTTCCGCGCGCTGCTGCACCGGCCTCGGGTGGCCAAGGCAATCCACGAGCTCCTCTACTCGCAGTTTTTCGGGGGAGCGCTCGACGGGCGCTGGCGCGAGCTCGTCATCATGCGCATCGGCTGGGTGACCGGCTCCAACTATGAATGGACCCAGCACTGGACGGTTGCCCAAGTGCTCTTTGGCTGCAGCTCGGATGACCTGCTGGCGGTACGCGACTGGCGAAGCTCGAAGCGCTTCGGCGAGGCGGATCGGGCGGTGCTCGCGGCCACCGACGAAACCCTCGAGTCGGGCACCCTTTCGGCGGAGACCTGGGCGCTCTGCCTCGAACACTTGGGCAGCGCCGACGCGTGCGTGGAGCTGGTCACGGCGATCGCGACCTGGCGCCTCATATCGCAGATTGCTCGCAGCCTGGAGATCCCCCTCGAGGATGGGGTCGCTTCTTGGCCTCCCGACGGGGTCGCTTCGCCGGCGATGCGCCGAGACTAATTGTCGGCCTCGATCATGAAGAGCATCAGCCAACGTATCGCCGAAGAACTTGTAGTCGCCGAACACCAAGTTGCCGCTACCATACGGCTGCTCGGCGAGGGGGCCACGGTGCCGTTCATCGCTCGCTACCGCAAAGAGGTTACCGGCGGGCTCGACGACACGCAGCTGCGTACGCTGGAGAAACGCCTCGGCTACCTGCGCGAGCTGGAAGAGCGCCGCGCCACCATCCTCAAGAGCATCGGGGAGCAGGGCAAGCTCACGCCGGAATTGCAGCAAGCCATCCTCGAAGCGGATACACAGACGCGCCTCGAGGATCTCTATCTGCCGTACAAGCTCAAGCGGCGCACCAAAGGGCAAATCGCCCGCGAAGCCGGCCTGGAGCCACTGGCGCAGCAGCTGCTGGCCGACCCGAGGCTCGTGCCCGAGGCGGTCGCGTCGGGTTTCCTTGACGCCGACAGGGGTGTTCCGGACGTCAAGGCGGCGCTGGAGGGTGCGCGCTACATCTTGATGGAGCAGTTTGCTGAGAATGCCGAGCTGGTCGGCCGCTTACGCGACTACCTGTGGGAGCACGGCCTGCTGGGGTCGAAGGTGGTTGAGGGCAAGGAGCAAGAGGGGGCCAAGTTTGCCGACTACTTCGACGCCGCAGAGCCCATGAAGAACGTTCCCTCGCACCGCGCCTTGGCGATGTTGCGAGGCAGCAGTGAGGGAGTCCTCAATCTCCGCCTCGAGTTGGATGAGGACAAGGCCCTCGATCGTGGGGACCTGGGTGCGTGCGAGCGCACGATCGCCGCACAGACCGGCATCCGCGACCAAGGCCGGCCGGCGGATGCGTGGCTGAAAGATACCGTGCGCTGGACCTGGAAGGTCAAACTGCAGACCCATCTCACCATCGACCTCCTCGGACGCATGCGTGAACGGGCGGAAGAGGAAGCCATCAAAGTATTCGCCAACAACCTGCGTGATCTGCTGCTCGCCGCACCGGCGGGGCTGCGCACAACCATCGGGCTCGACCCCGGCCTGCGCACCGGCGTGAAGGTGTGCGTGGTCGATCGCACCGGCAAGCTGCTCGATACCACGACCATCTACCCGCACGCCCCGCGCAATCAGTGGGATGAATCGATTGCCACCCTGGCCACGCTGGCGCAGCGGCACCAGGTCGATCTGATCAGCATCGGCAACGGCACCGCTTCGCGCGAGACCGATCGGTTGGCAGCCGACCTGATCAAGCAGCATCCGGAGCTGCCTCTGACGAAGGTGATGGTGAGCGAGGCCGGCGCCTCGGTGTACTCCGCTTCCGAACTGGC includes:
- a CDS encoding carboxymuconolactone decarboxylase family protein produces the protein MGVPPQLADLNIFRALLHRPRVAKAIHELLYSQFFGGALDGRWRELVIMRIGWVTGSNYEWTQHWTVAQVLFGCSSDDLLAVRDWRSSKRFGEADRAVLAATDETLESGTLSAETWALCLEHLGSADACVELVTAIATWRLISQIARSLEIPLEDGVASWPPDGVASPAMRRD
- a CDS encoding Tex family protein — protein: MKSISQRIAEELVVAEHQVAATIRLLGEGATVPFIARYRKEVTGGLDDTQLRTLEKRLGYLRELEERRATILKSIGEQGKLTPELQQAILEADTQTRLEDLYLPYKLKRRTKGQIAREAGLEPLAQQLLADPRLVPEAVASGFLDADRGVPDVKAALEGARYILMEQFAENAELVGRLRDYLWEHGLLGSKVVEGKEQEGAKFADYFDAAEPMKNVPSHRALAMLRGSSEGVLNLRLELDEDKALDRGDLGACERTIAAQTGIRDQGRPADAWLKDTVRWTWKVKLQTHLTIDLLGRMRERAEEEAIKVFANNLRDLLLAAPAGLRTTIGLDPGLRTGVKVCVVDRTGKLLDTTTIYPHAPRNQWDESIATLATLAQRHQVDLISIGNGTASRETDRLAADLIKQHPELPLTKVMVSEAGASVYSASELAAHEFPSLDVSLRGAVSIARRLQDPLAELVKIDPKSIGVGQYQHDVSQTQLARTLDAVVEDCVNAVGVDVNTASAPLLARVSGVGAGLAGSIVTYRDQHGAFGSRTQLREVPRLGPKAFEQAAGFLRIMNGDNPLDASAVHPEAYPVVERIISKTGRSIKQLIGDSTFLRALAPQPFTDDIFGEPTVRDILAELEKPGRDPRPGFKTAVFKEGVETLADLQPDMMLEGVVTNVTNFGAFVDIGVHQDGLVHISAMADQFVRDPRTVVKAGDVVKVKVMSVDLARKRIALTMRLRDSIQDQPSRTPAPKPADKPRTKPGRSSEPLNSMAAALAKLRAH